TGGTCAGCGTGGCGGTGGTTGTATTTCCGCGAGCTAATCCCTTTGAACCAATTGGCGAGAAGGGACGGGGCGTGCTTCGGTGGACTACTGACGAACAGGTGGATGTGGTCAGATTGGACTGTCAAGTCGATGATTTCGAGTCCTTTGTCGTCAGCGATTTCGTGGAGAATGTCTCGCACACGGTCGCCAACCTCGTTAACCAGTACCGACTGTCGGTACTTGGGCAACCACACTATGTGGTAGTTAAGGTTGTAAGTGGCGTGCCGTGTGGTCTTCATCCGTACTACACACTATGTATCCAGAATATCTTAAAACCACGGTTCACGGTGGGAAATCCAGCGATAACATCGTCGGTGGATATGTACGCTGTTGTCCGCTCGACCCGCGCCTAAAGACGCGGGTATGCGCTACGATTCTGTATCACAACGCATCTCACCCGAGACGACCCCCGCCAACCACCCGGGACAACTTTCTCCAAAGAAACGTCGGAAACGCGGGGGGTCTCCGGGGCGACCGGGGAACGATCAGAACACGACACGACGACGGATCTCAGCAGCCATGCACAGTTCAGATCGAGGAGAGATAGCGACGCGAGAGAATCCAGTTCTCGACGATCTACGACTCCGAGAGATGGTTCGTGAGCGTTTCGAACCGGGCGTCGTCGCGGATGATCTCGTAGACGATTTCCGGCTCTTCGACGAGACGGTTGAGAAGTGTGATACCACCGGACCGCCCGAGGTTCTCTTTCCGGTTGTCGACGATGCCGAGGAACGCTAACTCCTTGAGGATGTCACGGAACCGCCGCTCGGAGCGGACGTCCTGGCCGATGTTGTCGCAGATGTTCTGATACTGCCGGTAGACGAGCTGGGTGGGGAACTCCTCTTGCTCGGAGTTCAACGAGAGGATCGCGAGCGCGAGCAGCGACGCCTTCGCCTGTTGTGGAATCCCCTCAACGAGTTCTTTGAACCGGTCTTTTTCGGCCTTCGTCCGCGCGTCTTTGACGTGCTGTTCGGTGACCGTGTCGGCGTCTCGCTCGTACGCGACGTTGCCCGCGTGCCGAAGCACGTCGATGGCTTTTCGGGCGTCGCCGAAGTCCGACGCGGCGTACGCGGCACAGAGCGGAATCACCCCGTCGTCGAGTACGTCGGGTTTGAACGCGTCACGCCGGTGTTGGAGGATTTCTTCGAGCTGTTGGGCGTCGTATGGGTGAAACGAGAGCTCCTTCGGTTGGAGGCTGCTCTTGACACGCTCGTTCAAGTCCTCGGCCCACTCGATCTTGTTCGAAATCGCGATGACCCCGATGCGGCAGTCGGTATTCCCGGATTCGCCCGCACGTGAGAGTTTCATCAGGAGGTTGTCGTCGGCCATCAGGTCCGCTTCGTCGAGGATGATGAGGACGACGTCGTACCGCTGTTCCAGGACTTGCCACAGTCGCTTGTAGTAGGCGGCGGTCGACAACCCCCGCTCGGGAATATCGAGTCCCGTCTCTTCCGGGTCGTTGAACGCCCGAGCGAGGGTGGAGGCCGCCTGCGTCTCGGTGTTGTCGGTCGAACAGTCGAGATACTCGTACCCGATTCGGACGTCGTCGTGGGCGTTGGCGACAGCCTGCGAGGAGACGTACTTCGAGACGAGCGACTTCCCCGTCCCCGTTTTCCCGTAGACGATGACGTTCTCAGGGGAGTAGCCCTGGACAGCACCACGGAGTTCTTCCGACAGCTTTCGAATCTCGTTATCTCGTCCGACGATTCGGTCGAAACTCGGAACGTGGCTGATTTCGAGGAGGCTCTTGTTCGCGAAGATCGGATCTTCCTGTTGGGAGAAAATCTCCTGGGCGATGTTGACCTCCGCGTCTTCGGAGGGCTGTTCCGCGTCGTCGGGGACAGACGTGTCCCGAGACGAACCGTCTTCCATACGCACGTGGTGACATGACACGACCTTAAAACCATAGGGAAAGTGCGGGCCGTGTTTCCGCCGTTTTATCGGTCGAATTCAAGAGGTAGAGGAGGTTTGAAAGCGGATGTCGGTTAGAAAGTCTGAGAGGCTTGTTTCCGTCGTTATCACCGTTTGCTCCCCGTATTTCCGTCGTAAAGCGTCGACAGAGAGAGAACCGAGCGTGATTTGGCGATATTTGCCCGAGAGTGAATTCAGCCTCGTTTCCGACGTTCGAGGGGAACACCCCCACCCCACGTTTCCGACGTTCGAGTGGTGGATGAGGTGGGGAGAGTCGTGGTTCGTACGGGAGTCAGTTTGGAGACCCCCACCCCCCACGTTTCCGACGTTAATCGTGAAGAGACGTCGGAAGAATACGAATAATGGGTTCGTAGACGCGAGAGGAGATTGCAACATCGGTCTAACTATCATCGTCACCAACACGCTACAGTAGTTCTCATCGAGCGTTGGAAACGAAGGGACGGGTACTCTCGGGGTGGTACTCGGTTCGTTTAGAATACTAGAAACGTCGGAAACGAGGGGTGGGGTGTATACGTTGATCGAGTCACCGAGTGATAACAAACGTCGGAAACGAGGGGTGGGAAGCAGAGAATCACGGGAGGATCAACAGAGAGGGCAAGGTCAACCGTGGTAGTCTGAGGTCTACACGTCCACCCACCCCTCGCAACGAGTGACAGTGCTCGATGCGGGACCGGGGGGTAAAACACACAGTATATAAAGTACCCGTATTCTACGACTCGTTATGGGCAGAAACGCACGACGTGTCCGACTCTCCATCTGCCATAATTGTTTCTATAGTAAAATATATAAAGAATTTCTAGACTAGACTATACTATACTCGTTTCTAGATCACAACCATCCATAAAATATGATATATCTGCCATAATCACAGTAGTACTCTTTCACTCAGTACAGCGTGCTATCGGTAGTATCAGTTGTTGAGAAGTCCTTCTATCACTCGTTGCGAGGGGTGTGTCTGACACGATTTCCTCCCAATCTGAGCAGATCGAATCTCTTCGCGTTGTCACTCGGTACGAGGGGTGTGTGAGTTACTCCGATATCGCGCGTTGGTCACTGTCACTCGTTGAAAGGGGGTCCTCGAACTGAAAGGGGATACAACGACTCGTCTTTTCACTCGTTGCGAGGGGTGGGTGCGACGAACCATCTCGTCGCTGTCACTCGTTGTAGGGGGTGTGAGGAATACTGACCCCGTCTCGTGTCGCTGTCACTCGTTGCGAGGGGTGTGTGAGTGCTCCAATTCGAACTGTGATATTTCACTCGTTGTGAGGGGTGTTCGATGGAATAAGTCAAACGACACCACTCTCACTCGTTACTGGGGGTGGGGTCGTCCAAATCCGAGTTTCCACTGTTTCAGTGTCTGAGGGGACTCAATTATCGACTTTCGGCTTGTGTCACTCGGTGCGTGGTCCGGTAGTATTATGACACTTGCTTCACCTTGTCCCTCAATGACAGACGGATTTTCGGATACGGACCTCTTCAGTACGGGCGACATCTTCGCTCGTCGGGAGCTTCTCCGCGTCGGGCACGTTCCCGAGCGTGACCGTATCGTCGGTCGCGACGACGAGATGCGGAAGGTCGGTGCCGCACTTGGACCAGCGACGCAGGGTGGGCCACCACGAAACCTCATCATCTTCGGCAAGACCGGGACGGGAAAGTCGCTCGTTTCGCGACATATCTGTCGTCGAGCTCGAAAGCATTCTCGGGAAAACGGTGTCGACCTTCGACACGTATACGTCGATTGCTCTGATGCGGATACCGAGACGCGAGTTGCCCGTGAGATGGTGTTGCAGGTCCGTGACGAACTGTCTCCGTCGATGGAGATACCTGCGCAAGGCATCGGTGCCTCCGAGTACTACCGCTATCTGTGGATGCTGTTGGAAGACGTCGACGTGTTCGCCGTCATCCTCGACGAAATCGACAAACTCAGCGACGACGACATCCTCATGCAGCTCTCGCGGGCCGAGGAGTCGGGTAAGACCGACGCGTACATCGGTGTCATCTCCATCTCGAACAAGATCGAGTATCGCGAACAGCTCAACGAACGTGTCAACTCGTCGTTGCAGGACCGTGAACTGACCTTCCATCCGTACGACGCCAACCAATTAGAGGAAATTCTCCAGAACCGACGTGACGCGTTCCTCGAAGGCGTCCTCCAAGACGACGTGATTCCGAAGACGGCGGCTCTAGCTGCACGGGAACACGGTGACGCGCGGAAAGCAGTTGACATCCTCTTCGAGGCTGGGTCGCTCGCGGAGGAGCGCACCGACTCGAAAGTCACCACCCAGCACGTCGACGACGCCCAACAGCGAACCGAAGTCAAGCGGTTCCAGGATCTCGTCTCCGGCAGCACTCCGCACGTGAAGTATATTCTTCGCGCACTCGCGTTGTTGACTCACGACAGCGACGACGTCCAGTTCTCCACGAGCGAGATTCACCAGCTCTACGAGCGACTGGCCGAGCAAGAGGGCTCGGAACCACTCTCACACGACCGCGTGTACCGACTGCTCAAGGAACAGTCGTTCCTCGGTATCACCGAGTCCTATCACACGGGTGGCGGTGCGTCAAAGGGAGCGTTCTTGCAGCACCGACTGATGAAGGACCCTGAAATCGTCATCGAGGCGTTGGACACCGGGATCGAGGACGAATAGCCCGTTCTGACCGAATACGTCGACATCCTCCCGCGCCCGAAGACGCGGAAATCCCACCGAGGACCACTCTTCCGACCGGAGCCTCGTAACGAACAGCTCCGACAGCCAGAATTCCGACACCCTCGAGTGCTACGAATCCGATTTCCTGTCTTCCGACACTGTTCAGCGAACCACTACCCTTCACCTCGAACGTCGGAAACGTGGGGTGGGGGTGTACGATGACTGGTGTACCGAGCTAACGGGAACGTCGGAAACGTGGGGTGTGTGGGTAGAAGTCTCGTGAATCTGACCGCCTCATCTTTTCACAACCTGTCGACCTGCTTCTCGTGTTACCACGTTCATTGGTGTAAGACGCCTTCGGAGCCGGTTTCTGAGAACCTCCCCTTTTTCTTCTTCTTTATCTGTCCCTATTTAGTATTCATTTACAGTCTAACTAGTTAGTATGACTAACTAGTATAACTGTTTAACCTTGCTGACTTGTCTGACTGAGCTTTAATACGATGCAGTCTGTGCGTCCATCCATGCTCACGTACACGGTATACAGCGAGGCTGGGGGCGTTGGGAAGACGACTCTCTCGGCGAACCTCGCCGTTGCACACGCTCGTGCGGGACTCGACGTGCTCGTCATCGACATGGACCCACAGGATGGGAGCATCAGCTACCTCTTCGACGTCGACGAGGCGCGAAGTGAGGGAGCCGCCGACAACATCGTCCGCCACATGATCGGCCGCCCGCAGGGTTCGTTCGCCGACCTCGTCCACGAAACCGAACACGGTGTCGACGTCGTCCCCTCCCACAATATGCTCGAGCGACTCACCGAGCTCCTGCTCAAGACGGCCGAGCTGGAGGAGGACACGAACCCCGACCCGGACTACGAGTATCCGATGTACGAGCAACTCTTCCGCGTCCTTCGCGAGGCTG
This sequence is a window from Halogranum gelatinilyticum. Protein-coding genes within it:
- the tnpA gene encoding IS200/IS605 family transposase; the encoded protein is MKTTRHATYNLNYHIVWLPKYRQSVLVNEVGDRVRDILHEIADDKGLEIIDLTVQSDHIHLFVSSPPKHAPSLLANWFKGISSRKYNHRHAD
- a CDS encoding orc1/cdc6 family replication initiation protein; this translates as MEDGSSRDTSVPDDAEQPSEDAEVNIAQEIFSQQEDPIFANKSLLEISHVPSFDRIVGRDNEIRKLSEELRGAVQGYSPENVIVYGKTGTGKSLVSKYVSSQAVANAHDDVRIGYEYLDCSTDNTETQAASTLARAFNDPEETGLDIPERGLSTAAYYKRLWQVLEQRYDVVLIILDEADLMADDNLLMKLSRAGESGNTDCRIGVIAISNKIEWAEDLNERVKSSLQPKELSFHPYDAQQLEEILQHRRDAFKPDVLDDGVIPLCAAYAASDFGDARKAIDVLRHAGNVAYERDADTVTEQHVKDARTKAEKDRFKELVEGIPQQAKASLLALAILSLNSEQEEFPTQLVYRQYQNICDNIGQDVRSERRFRDILKELAFLGIVDNRKENLGRSGGITLLNRLVEEPEIVYEIIRDDARFETLTNHLSES
- a CDS encoding Cdc6/Cdc18 family protein yields the protein MTDGFSDTDLFSTGDIFARRELLRVGHVPERDRIVGRDDEMRKVGAALGPATQGGPPRNLIIFGKTGTGKSLVSRHICRRARKHSRENGVDLRHVYVDCSDADTETRVAREMVLQVRDELSPSMEIPAQGIGASEYYRYLWMLLEDVDVFAVILDEIDKLSDDDILMQLSRAEESGKTDAYIGVISISNKIEYREQLNERVNSSLQDRELTFHPYDANQLEEILQNRRDAFLEGVLQDDVIPKTAALAAREHGDARKAVDILFEAGSLAEERTDSKVTTQHVDDAQQRTEVKRFQDLVSGSTPHVKYILRALALLTHDSDDVQFSTSEIHQLYERLAEQEGSEPLSHDRVYRLLKEQSFLGITESYHTGGGASKGAFLQHRLMKDPEIVIEALDTGIEDE